DNA sequence from the Vanrija pseudolonga chromosome 7, complete sequence genome:
TACGACCTCACTTTCCACGACTTGAACTTCTCGGCCTCTTTCATCAAGCTCTTGAAAATGCTGCTACTTGGTGTGTATGCTTGCGCCGTGTGGATGTGACGTGTAATTCCACGGTAGTTGGAGGTCCCACCGACCGACTGCAAAGTCTGCTGTTGAGGGGATGCCGGATGAGGCTGAAAGATGTAGAGCAGAGAAGCGAGAGGAGGCTGGGTGGTGCCAAGAGGGAACTTGAAAAGGTTGGCTCCGAGGCGCCCTCGAGACACGACACAATGGTCAGAGCTTTCCAACAGAACGGGCTGTGGTGGCTGTAAGGTCAGGGACTGGTGCACACAGGTGAACCAGAGTTTGTCACTCACCATGGGGTTTTCCCTCGTCCTACCACTCCCGTCACGGCGGGCCACAAGGTGATTCACCCTCGCAACTCGTACCCACAGTTCAACGGTTCCGTCCGTGAAGCGAGTAGTGAACACTTGAATTTCTGAACCATGCTGGCTGCGATTGTCGTGGTCCAGGCTGACCAGAGAGACACACCAGAATTTGCGAATGAACCCGTGTACGTCATCAACTTGGTCCCACGCGTCGTCCGGGACGTCGCCGATTGATTCGGCTACCACATCGTCCGCATCGAGGCTCTCATCCCGGATCCACAGCTCTACCCATTCGGTCGGTGTGTTGTCGACAGTTTCACGCCGGTACCGATGAATTATTAGGCCGACGTTCCGGTCGCTCTGGAACTTGTACCGTCTTGCGGGCGGCAGTTCCTCGCAGTCATACGCGTCGGTGGTGGGCTCCATTGACCACCGGTCCAAGGAAGCCATGAACCACAATCGTTCGTCAGGCTCGCCTTCGTCCGACAACCAGGCGAAGAAAAGCTCATCCCAGGAAGATCCAGGCCCAAGAAGGATGAGGCTGTCGTAGAGGCAGTCGACGGAAGACAGGCGCAGCTTTCGTTCCGAAAAGGTGTAGGGGGTCCAGCGAACAGTCACCGCCCCATGGGTCAAGGACCTCCGTGCTTCAACGCTGTCCCTGCCTGTTTATGTTAGATCTCGACTACAACTATCTCAACCCACAGAGGTATCGCCATTGCTCCGCCACCTCGTCTGCCGACACTTCTCGGGGACCCCATGTGGAGGGTGGCGCTTCAGCGTCCCCATCGCCCTCGGGGTCCGAATTCTCGCTGTGGCTCTCATCAACACTGTCCCTCGAATGGTCCAAAGTCACTCACCTCATGTAGCGGACGAACTCGgtcctctcctcgtcgcgctgtaGAGCAGCCTGGATATCCGAGTGCTCGTAGTTGGCGTCGCGGAGGAAGACCATCTTCCACAAGTTGGGACCAGCGTGCGGCGAGAAGGCGACACGCCAGCCGCGCGAGACGTTGTAAGCAGAGACTAGGTCGGCAGGCGAGAGGAAGGAGAAACACGCcgcgaggacctcggcggggaATACGGCTGCGGGGTCGGGTTTGCAGGACGGCTTGCTGCTCGAGTGCAGCTGCGACCAGTGCTCGCATAGACGAGACTGGCGCATTGTTGATGTGGggtatgtgtgtgtgtgtttgttGAGTgaagtgtgtgtgtgtgagtgagtgagtggaaGGAAGCCAAAGGGGAttggcgtggtggaggtgggtgttATATGGGGGCGCGGGTCCACTCATCCGTCGTCACCATCTCCAGCTCTACTCTTACCACCACCAAGGGTCTCgacaccaccaacaccaccaccgtcgccgccgctactGAACCTGACTCTCCAGTGAGGTGCACTCAATAGTCAGTTATGTGAGTGCTGCAGGCCGCGCCGTTGTGAGAACACTGCCCCCTGCGCCTTGCGGTAGCCAGTTGCAAGATGCTAACATCCTTCCGGCCGCTCTGCCGCTTCTATCTCCTGTATCGCCTACAgccgtgccgaggccgccggggCCTGTATGTCCCACtcgcccgacgccaaggTGTTCAAGAACCGAGTGAGACTTtccgcgacgaggtgtgGTTCCTCCTGTGTCACCTGCGCGGGGTGAGCTGTGTCCATCACCTCCTGCACCCACCAAATGCCCCGACTTCAAGTGTCTCTCGTtgcgcgaccgcggcgcacGCCACACCATGTGCTGGGTGTAGTCGTCTCcgcgcgtcgtgcccgagTCACCCGCCATGACCCAGCCAATGGGCACCTTGAGCTCGGGCAGCTTGTCGTACGTCCGCGCGCCGGCATCAATCTCGGTGAAtgtcgccgcctcggcccacACCGGCGTCGCGAGGGTGACTGGCCCGTCGATGCGGCTcgggtcgacgaggatgagccCGCGGCGGAGGTAGATTTCGAACTGGGGCTCGGAGAAGCGCCCGAAgaacggcgtcgcgcgcatcgcgcgCCGGGCCTCGGCGAACGACGGCcacacggcgcggcgggacATGATGATCGGCGTGAGGGGCGACGTGCTGATCGGGTCGTCGTAGCCTGCTTCCCGGGCCATGAAGTGGGGGATCGAGGCGGGGTCAACCACGAAGAGGGCCTCAAACAGCTCCGGGCGCTCATGCGCGGCATTGAGTAACCCAGCGGCGCCAAACGAGTGGCCAGCACCGATCAGGTGCTGCCGCGGAGCGGGGTTGGCAACCCATGGCAAGTCCCATGGGGCATCAGCCCCGATCGGGACAGCAGCAATGACATGCGCAACGAGGTtcagcgcgtcgcgtccaGTGTCCTCCCATGACTGGTAAGGGCCGAGCCGCCCCTTGTTGAGCGTGACCGACTCGTTGTGAACCAGGTCGTCAAACATCCAGACCTCGTCAatctcgccgtcggccggccgAGAGAGCGAGCCGCCGCCAAATGCCGCGCGGCCCGGGCCGTGGCCTTGGATCACCTCTCGCACAATCTCGTGCCAGTGCTGCTGTTCAGCGATGATACCCAGCACAAtcgcccactcacctccTTCTGGAACCCGCCGGCATGGGCAAACACGAGCGTGTACCCGCCCACAGGTTTCAaccggcgccagcgctcgAGATCCACTGCTTTGGCGGGGCGGCAGTGGCTGCCTCGTCCAAGTCCCACACCTTGGCGTCGTATCGGCCTCTCACGGCAACAATGGCGTCCTGTTCAatccgctcgctgcgctccgcGGCGGTCTCGTTGGGCCCCGGGGGGACCGGGCCCCAGGGGTACGACCCGTGCGAGAGGTTGCCGTGTTGCTCGCGCATCAGGCGCGGgtacgccgccggcgcggcatgGTACGTGCTCACCCAGCCGATCGGTGGTGGCCGGAGAGGTAGGCGAGttggctggcgcggcgcctcCTCATCGGGCGGGGGGAGGAACCCGAGCAGCGGCCgcttgtcgagcagctgctcggggtccacctcggccgggCGCGGGTACGACGAGATACCGCCAATCGTCTGGTAGATGGTCGGCTTCTGGGGCTCGCGGACGTCCTTGTACTTGCGCTGCTTCGACATGTTTGGAGTGAGCGAGATGGGGGTGGGTGCGATGCACAGttctttgacgacgacgcgccggaTATTTGTGTTATCCGGCGTGGAGCGGGGTGGCCCATGGCCGAATCGGCCTTGGCCGAaaacgcggccgccgccctggcggCGGAGTTCGGCATCGCGTCATGGCCATCCCTGCGCGACGTGTCTCACCTCATCCGCAGCGCGTCAAGGCTATCAAAGCTGGGGCCACTGGGAAAATATGCATAGCGCGTATGGTATGGTGTGGCGACGCGACCCCGGTTATCGCACAAGGGGTCATTGTGTGACTAGCCCCGCTGGAAGCCTCGTCACGGTCACCTACAAGCAGCCTGCTCGAGCCTCGTACTCTTGTTGCAGCCAATTCACCCGGCATTGACCGCCTTCGTTGCTACATATAGATGTAGGAGAGCAGCACCTTCCGAGGTctccgctgctgctgtggccTTCGCCCTCTCCTTCGTCCTCATCGGCCGGACGGCCTTCCTCatcgttgtcctcgtcgtagtCATCGTTGTCCTCGTCTTAAAGCCAGTCGTCGGTTGAATCATCCTCATCTTACTCCTGTGGCACAAAGCTTCTGTTGGATACTGTTTCGAGCGCCCCAGGCCACGACACTGATTCATATCATTGCAATGGCTTTACTGCGGGATCCTGCCAAACAGGGTGCCGTATCTATAGTCTGGAGCGTCTTCCTCGGGTTCCGACTCCTCGAAAGGCTGAGTGAGGCAGGCTGCCGCTTGGAGGAACAcatcgtcgccctcgactgGAATCACACcctccagctcgccgtcggggtGCTCCCACCACTCGGCCGTCTTCGCACCCGCGGAGAAGATACACCAGCCGCCTTTGGCGTCGTAATGTTCCCAGTCCTTGATGGTGATGTAGCAGCGGGAGTCATCGTGTAGCTGAGACATGGCGCTGACAAGCAGAGTCGTTGGCGCGCTGCCGTTCGACTTGAATTGTGCCGACAGGGCCGTAAAAAGGCCATGCCACAGCTTGGGCACAAACTCGGAAGTGAGCTCGCAATGGATATCGCCCGGAGCCATGAGCGTAACGGAGTAGAgatggaggcggcggaggttCGGGTGCTGGACGACGAGTTCGAAGACGTCCGAGGCTGTGAGAGCTGGGAACCCCTGGATGTCGAGTGACTCGAGCTGAGCTAGTGGTGCGGGCGCACTGCTATCCACTGCCGGTGTCTTGTTCGCTGCGGCACGTACCCGACCGAACGCCCTTGCTGCCGCCTTCACCCGCTttcgctgctcgccgagttTGCGGTTGGGTACGAGCCAGTTGAGCGCGTCAAGCATGCCCTTGTACTCCGGTCCGTGGAGGCGGAGATGCCGGACGTTGCCACACAGCGCGACAAAAGAGGGCAAGTTGATGATCTCGTCCCGGTAGCCGATGGTGTCCCacacgccaagctcgaggtaCAGTGTCTCCAGTGCACCGAGAGCCGGCGCAACGAGGGCACGCTGATCGGGGGTCAGGGCGAAagcgccgtcgtccacgACGATTCGCTCGCTTCGCCGCGTTTCAACCGTGAGGCCAAGCACTGGCGGATATCCCGCGGCCAGACGACGCGGGTGCGCACGGCCCAAGCCGAACAGGGCCGCGCGGAACAGCGAGTCGGTGATTGTCTTATCGTAGCCGGCGACCTTACGTTTCAGCCATTCCGGCTCCTGTCGtcgcagcgcgagcgagccggtGGGCTGGACGGTGGGCTGCGTCGTCCACGCGTAATCATCCTCAATGAGAGCAGCCGCGACGCGATCTGCCTCGCGGGGAAGGTCGAGCTGGTGACCGAGGCTCACCGTCTCGAGGTGgggcagcgcggcgatcACGTCtccgagcgcgagggcgaggggcgtATCGTCACCTAAGCACGGGCACCGCAGTTCCCGCCCAGACTGGTCCGACTCGTGGCGTGAGGTTTCTACGCGGGTCTGGCCGaccagcgccagctgctcgtcgtcgcccgcgatGACGAATATGCTCAGCGAGAGCGTGCGGACCGTGGACGCCAGTCGCGAAGCGCAGATACCCTTGAGTGCGGCTATGCCGGCCGTCGTGCAGAGAATGAGGAGATCGGTGAAGTTGTCCTTTGTGAAGTCGTCAACCAGCGCGTCATTGACGTGTTTGCAGGTCTGCCggagggcgccgacgtcgcgggttacgaggtcgtcggcaaTGATGAGCAAGAGGTCGGCGGGGAGGGTGCCGAGGGACGCTGGGAGTcgaggcggggtggggtCGGGAGACGACATGGCGGTGTGTCTAGGGCAGCAGTGCTTGAGGAGACGCTGAAGTTGGGAGCGAGGAGGGTGTGATGGAGAATGAGCAAGTTGAAGAGGTGCAGCACATCTTCAATGTGATTTCGGCACCTCGTGACTTCGGCTCATGTGGCGTCCATTCCGCGTTTCACCAAGGTCTCTGATGCCCGCATCTGTAACAATACCTGCAATAGACTCGGCAGTTGAGCATCGCCAAGCCTTGGAGTTCGGGGGGCGAGGGGTAGTGCTGCGTGAGCTGAGTGGACTGTGAGGCCAGGGTGAGGTACGTAGCCGGAGTAGGTAGTATGTTAGCCTCGCTAAGTATCAAGTCTGCGCCCCACACGAGGTGGTCAGCGGGATGAGCGCCGTCCTAGGTCTGTCGTATGTACTGCATGCACTGCGTCAGTAGTAAGCAGCCCGCCTCTACCGCGCAAAGTTGTTGTGCGTGTCGGGAATGGGCAAACACAAACACCGTCGAGTCGGCACGCACCGGCGATGCCCGAAACGTCATAAAGTGCGCCCATCACGACGTCACCATCAACCGCCCACACCACAATGTCAAACAGCGAACAACTACACGCACTcagcgcggccgaggtggggaggcgcacggcggccggAGACCTCCTTGTCGAGGACTAGTGAGCCCCACGCCCCACACCAAGCTAAcaccagcgcgcgcgcaatcCTAGCGCATATCGACACGACCGAGCCCTCGCTGCGCGCATGGGTCGTGTACGACCCCGCGCAAgtcctcgcctcggcgcgcgcgcttgatGCGCTCCCGCCGCACAAGAGGGGGCCActgcacggcgtcgcggtgggGGTGAAGGATATCTTCTTGACTCAAGAGTATCCGACCGCGTACGGGTCGCACTGGGCGGGGCATCGCGCGCAGGCAGGGGTGGACGCGACCGCTGTCGCGGTCTTGCGCGGGGCTGGCGCGCTGATTGTTggcaagacgacgacgacgcagttCGCCGCGTGAGTCACCGACAGAAcagcgctgaccccagctcgACGCACGGCCCAGCGACAgtcaacgccgtcgacgcaTCGCGAACGCCAGGCGGCTCGTCCTCCGGCTCGgcagccgccgtcgcggcctACCAAGtcccgctcgccctcggcacgcaGACGGGCGGCAGCATCATCCGCCCGGCATCTTTCAACGGCGTGTGGGGTTTCAAGCCTACGTGGAACGCCATCTCGCGCGACGGTGTCAAGATATGTGCGGCGTGGAGTCGGACATAGCTGACTACGGTAGACTCGCTGACGTGCGACACGGTCGGGCTGTTCGCCCGGAGTGCGGAGGACATCGCGCtggcctcgagcgtcttCGGGCTGTCTGAccccgcgcctgcgcctgacgcgtcgacgctgcGCCTCGCGTTTGTCAAGACCGGGGCGTGGGGCAACGCTTCCGAGGCAACAGTGGCGGCGTTCACGCGtgcccgcgcggcgctgctcgctgctggcgcgcgtgtcgaggacgtcgagctcgagagtTTTGGCGACAATAACACGCAGTGGCACGACACGGAGCGATACCGCGCCGTCATCCACCCcgagggcgcgcgggcgtTCCTGCCCGACTATGAGACGTATCCCGTGTCTAGCCGCGCGACGGAACGCGCGAAGCGGCTAGAATCTGATGTGGTCGAGCAGATTGAAGACGGCCTGCGCCGGACCAACGACGaacacctcgccgcgctcgacacgtACGCCCGCCTCCGGCCGCGTCTGGACAAGATTCTAGAGGGCTACGACGCGATCATCACCCCCAGCACTaccggcgtcgcgccgccgctaaACGACACAAGGCACACTGGCAACTCGGTCTTCTGTACCATGTGGACGGTGCTGCATGTGCCCGTCGTCAATGTCCCCTGCATCACGGAAGACAGGCTgcccgtcggcgtgtcggTCGTTGGAAGGCGGtacggcgacgcgcagctgctcCAGGTCGCTGCGGCGGTAGGGCAAGTGATTGCAAAGGCCGCGTAGCATGCATGCATCGTGTCGCGTAGCAGCGTGATGGGCGTGCGTTGATGGGTGGTGCCAGCCGCTGGGCCCCGCCGGATGCCAAGCCGTTGCCGTCGGCAAGGGGCGGCCCGGGTGCatgacgacagcgacgccgagcacgacatGGCGGGCAATCGGCACATCGTCGACAGCGCGACAGCACATCCGTTCACCCATTTCCTATCGCTTAAGAGCTCCGCCATCGCCGAGAACGAGCACCAAGCATCCCCACACATCATGACCAAGCCTACTGTCACCATCCACACACTCCCTGGCTCGACCGACAcggacggcgctggcgagtcGTTGCGCGATACCATCGAGACCGGCCTCGTTGGCGGGGAGCGTACCGTCcccggcgagcgcgcagaGGATGAGGAGTGGGCTTATACGCGGACCGTGTCCCCTCTGATCCACTACGACGCGGATGGGCTCAAGTGAGTCGTCGTACTTCTCCCTGCCtcccctcacccacccctgCACCCGCGGCTGACGCCCCCGCGGACTCTTCGACCAGATCACAGTCGACAACCCGCACTACTACCCCTTccacgacgagctgggcatCTTCAAGACCCACGGGTCGGAGATCGCCTCTGCCCTGGGCCtggcctccgcctcgcccgaggccgtcgagcgcggcttcgacgtggtcgagctcggcgccggcgcgctccgCAAGACGGCACACCTTCTCCAAGCGTTCAgcgacgcgctgccgccctcgaccaaCCCGACCCCGATAAGCTActacgcgctcgacctgtcCAAGCCTGAGCTTGAGcgtgtcctcggcgacctcgacacggAGTACGGCGCGTCGCTGGCCCGCGTGTCCCGCGTCGGCCTGCACGCGGATTacgacgccggcctcaagctcgccaaggagggcaagcTGGCCGCCCTcagcggcggggacggcgccCGGCCGCACCACTTTGCGTTCATCGGCACGTCGCTGGGCAACTTTTCGCGAGAAGACGCCGGCGCCTTCCTCAAGAGTATTCCTCTgcgtgccggcgtcgaccgccttgtgctcggcctcgatggacgcccgc
Encoded proteins:
- the LPX1_0 gene encoding Peroxisomal membrane protein LPX1 produces the protein MSKQRKYKDVREPQKPTIYQTIGGISSYPRPAEVDPEQLLDKRPLLGFLPPPDEEAPRQPTRLPLRPPPIGWVSTYHAAPAAYPRLMREQHGNLSHGSYPWGPVPPGPNETAAERSERIEQDAIVAVRGRYDAKVHCRPAKAVDLERWRRLKPVGGYTLVFAHAGGFQKEHWHEIVREVIQGHGPGRAAFGGGSLSRPADGEIDEVWMFDDLVHNESVTLNKGRLGPYQSWEDTGRDALNLVAHVIAAVPIGADAPWDLPWVANPAPRQHLIGAGHSFGAAGLLNAAHERPELFEALFVVDPASIPHFMAREAGYDDPISTSPLTPIIMSRRAVWPSFAEARRAMRATPFFGRFSEPQFEIYLRRGLILVDPSRIDGPVTLATPVWAEAATFTEIDAGARTYDKLPELKVPIGWVMAGDSGTTRGDDYTQHMVWRAPRSRNERHLKSGHLVTQEEPHLVAESLTRFLNTLASGEWDIQAPAASARL
- the gatA gene encoding Glutamyl-tRNA(Gln) amidotransferase subunit A, with the protein product MSNSEQLHALSAAEVGRRTAAGDLLVEDYARAILAHIDTTEPSLRAWVVYDPAQVLASARALDALPPHKRGPLHGVADIFLTQEYPTAYGSHWAGHRAQAGVDATAVAVLRGAGALIVGKTTTTQFAASTHGPATVNAVDASRTPGGSSSGSAAAVAAYQVPLALGTQTGGSIIRPASFNGVWGFKPTWNAISRDGVKICAAWNSLTCDTVGLFARSAEDIALASSVFGLSDPAPAPDASTLRLAFVKTGAWGNASEATVAAFTRARAALLAAGARVEDVELESFGDNNTQWHDTERYRAVIHPEGARAFLPDYETYPVSSRATERAKRLESDVVEQIEDGLRRTNDEHLAALDTYARLRPRLDKILEGYDAIITPSTTGVAPPLNDTRHTGNSVFCTMWTVLHVPVVNVPCITEDRLPVGVSVVGRRYGDAQLLQVAAAVGQVIAKAA
- the egt-1_1 gene encoding Ergothioneine biosynthesis protein 1, with the translated sequence MTKPTVTIHTLPGSTDTDGAGESLRDTIETGLVGGERTVPGERAEDEEWAYTRTVSPLIHYDADGLNYYALDLSKPELERVLGDLDTEYGASLARVSRVGLHADYDAGLKLAKEGKLAALSGGDGARPHHFAFIGTSLGNFSREDAGAFLKSIPLRAGVDRLVLGLDGRPPAGEEGKRKVETAYNDPAGKGRAFEEHGWVVVRRELGLAPDTSIEWANRYNEPLGRHECYYRVKEEQTLHLPNRNVDVHLAKGELLHVEWSIKWSYDEAIALFTGAGLRVVQSWKAPTSEYRVWVLEKAA